From Burkholderia savannae, a single genomic window includes:
- a CDS encoding hybrid sensor histidine kinase/response regulator: MQRLMQELEGSPLRKFHSLESNLKRERRVFATVIVLLVSAAISIAAMTVTGLFQTAFRQEEQSARIHEKEVVDAFLQRRMMLTTASLVLQLRMNGAPSALSAPAPNACTPMAHNARDDTILRESCDYTVQLLANSGQTPSVEMVTADSSVGYGYLFPAGDLSALRASTPSELVSAVLERYRKRGLDPLDAARKKQILWFAIGSGASGEELHMIGASVVLKDDRLYALVLTSVDLHSLASPIERAGRVQQPVIVDADGVPLVNADDSEMVRKVDERLAARQDGLYHWIPGFGWALRRPAPFSGFGHMMYLLPLDLQLQSMQYELGLVGGATLVLIVLLLVAFRYWNYRFLTRIYEEASRALESEMLNHLLVHATPVGLCIVQRTTLEIVVANPIARTMLGLRLSDRHLPQELQNAFESSLATQDTQSDDARIFQFPFTLSRAGHSAVHIEITYAPATLNAREVFFCAITDMTAHHQAEILLREAKLTSDAAAKAKVAFFASMSHEIRTPLSSLVGNIELIARGPLAPEQQARVKAMETSARGLMQIVNDVLDFSKIDVGELSLMEEWSNIADLLDRLALSHAPLATQQGLKFYVVFERSLPARLYFDPVRVSQIVNNLLSNALKFTPSGKIVLRAGWHAGELEISVTDSGIGIPDDLKHRLFLPFTQGDSNRLRQARGTGLGLSICARLCELMKGRIDLESTVGVGTRIAVSLPLDASEGDSSNAYWTLPYRRVAVLGRAQENLEWLTNLFDPGVTAVTAFANPADPIDEHAHDFLMATDEFAPAEVRAWWKRPDSIVWVGQTGPLVPRRRDGGGVEISIYSLAGVKSAAQMLAAGRTALVDAGQAPRGAEAGITVLIVEDNLLNRSLLFDQLTTLGVRVIEAKNGEEALALLSKEPVDAVMTDIDMPVMDGFQLLAEMRKLGMTMPVYAVSASARPEDVADGRARGFTDYLAKPVPLEGLETVVRACCSAQTGERAQDDAQDDLPDVPNVPAAYARVFVAQTGGEIAEFDAILHERALPKLRRWLHGVSGGIAVLGPSALHEQCQELRSYVREAGEWNREIELQALAIRDALERMVAALTNE; this comes from the coding sequence ATGCAAAGACTCATGCAAGAACTCGAGGGATCGCCGCTGAGAAAGTTCCATTCGCTCGAGTCCAATTTGAAGCGCGAGCGCCGGGTCTTCGCGACCGTCATCGTGCTGCTCGTCTCGGCGGCCATCAGTATCGCGGCCATGACCGTCACCGGATTGTTTCAGACGGCTTTCCGGCAGGAGGAGCAATCCGCGCGCATCCACGAAAAGGAAGTGGTCGACGCTTTCCTGCAGCGCCGCATGATGTTGACGACGGCGAGCCTCGTGCTGCAGCTTCGAATGAACGGCGCGCCTTCGGCGCTGAGCGCGCCGGCGCCGAACGCGTGCACGCCGATGGCCCACAACGCCCGCGACGACACGATCCTGCGCGAGAGCTGCGATTACACGGTGCAGTTGCTGGCCAACTCGGGGCAGACGCCGAGCGTCGAAATGGTGACGGCCGACAGTTCGGTCGGCTACGGATATCTGTTTCCCGCGGGCGACTTGAGCGCACTTCGCGCCAGCACCCCGTCCGAGCTCGTTTCGGCCGTGCTCGAGCGGTACAGAAAGCGCGGCCTTGATCCGCTCGACGCCGCGCGCAAGAAGCAGATTCTCTGGTTCGCGATCGGAAGCGGGGCGAGCGGCGAGGAGTTGCACATGATCGGCGCGTCCGTCGTGTTAAAGGACGACAGGCTTTACGCGCTCGTCCTGACCAGCGTGGACCTGCACAGCCTCGCTTCTCCGATCGAGCGCGCCGGCCGCGTTCAGCAGCCGGTCATCGTGGACGCGGACGGCGTGCCGCTCGTGAACGCGGACGACTCGGAAATGGTCCGCAAGGTCGACGAGCGGCTCGCCGCAAGACAGGACGGCCTGTACCACTGGATTCCCGGCTTCGGATGGGCGCTTCGCCGCCCGGCGCCGTTCTCCGGTTTCGGGCACATGATGTATCTGCTTCCGCTCGATCTGCAACTGCAGTCGATGCAGTACGAACTGGGTCTCGTCGGCGGCGCGACGCTCGTTCTGATCGTGTTGCTGCTCGTCGCGTTCCGATACTGGAACTACCGGTTTCTGACGCGCATCTACGAGGAGGCGTCGCGAGCGCTCGAAAGCGAAATGCTCAACCATCTGCTGGTTCATGCGACACCGGTCGGGTTGTGCATCGTGCAGCGCACGACGCTGGAAATCGTCGTCGCCAATCCGATCGCGCGCACGATGCTCGGCTTGCGGCTCTCGGACCGGCATTTGCCGCAGGAGCTGCAGAACGCATTCGAATCGTCGCTGGCTACGCAGGACACCCAATCGGACGACGCGCGCATTTTCCAGTTCCCGTTCACGCTGTCGCGCGCCGGGCATTCCGCCGTCCACATCGAAATCACGTACGCACCCGCGACGCTGAACGCGCGGGAGGTGTTCTTTTGCGCGATCACGGACATGACGGCGCACCACCAGGCGGAAATCCTGCTGCGCGAGGCGAAGCTGACGAGCGACGCGGCGGCCAAGGCGAAGGTGGCGTTCTTCGCGTCGATGAGCCACGAAATCCGCACGCCCCTGTCGTCGCTCGTGGGCAACATCGAGCTGATCGCGCGCGGGCCGCTCGCGCCGGAGCAGCAGGCGCGCGTGAAGGCGATGGAGACGTCGGCTCGCGGTTTGATGCAGATCGTCAACGACGTCCTCGATTTCTCGAAGATCGACGTCGGCGAGCTGAGCCTCATGGAGGAGTGGTCGAACATCGCCGATCTGCTCGACCGGTTGGCGCTCTCGCATGCGCCGCTCGCGACGCAGCAGGGGTTGAAGTTCTACGTGGTGTTCGAGCGAAGCCTGCCCGCGCGGCTTTACTTCGATCCCGTCCGGGTATCGCAGATCGTGAACAATCTGCTGAGCAATGCGCTGAAGTTCACCCCGTCGGGCAAGATCGTGCTGCGCGCCGGCTGGCATGCCGGCGAGCTCGAAATCAGCGTGACGGACTCCGGCATCGGCATTCCGGATGACCTGAAGCACCGGCTCTTCCTGCCCTTTACGCAGGGAGACAGCAACCGGCTGAGGCAGGCGCGCGGCACCGGCCTCGGCTTGTCGATCTGCGCGCGCCTTTGCGAGCTGATGAAGGGGCGCATCGATCTGGAAAGCACGGTCGGCGTGGGAACCCGCATCGCGGTGTCCCTGCCGCTCGACGCATCGGAGGGCGATTCGAGCAACGCGTACTGGACGCTTCCGTATCGCCGCGTCGCCGTGCTCGGCCGTGCACAGGAAAACCTCGAATGGCTGACCAATCTGTTCGACCCGGGCGTCACGGCCGTGACTGCCTTCGCGAATCCCGCCGATCCGATCGACGAGCATGCGCACGACTTCCTGATGGCCACCGACGAATTCGCGCCGGCCGAAGTGCGGGCGTGGTGGAAAAGGCCGGATTCGATCGTGTGGGTCGGGCAGACGGGGCCGCTCGTGCCGAGACGGCGCGACGGCGGCGGCGTGGAAATCAGCATATATAGCCTTGCGGGGGTGAAATCCGCGGCGCAGATGCTCGCCGCCGGCCGCACGGCGCTCGTCGATGCCGGGCAAGCGCCCCGAGGGGCGGAGGCGGGAATCACGGTGCTGATCGTCGAAGACAATCTTCTCAATCGCAGCCTTCTGTTCGATCAGCTCACGACGCTCGGCGTGCGGGTCATCGAGGCGAAGAACGGCGAGGAGGCGCTCGCGCTGCTGTCGAAGGAGCCGGTGGACGCCGTGATGACCGACATCGACATGCCGGTGATGGACGGCTTCCAGTTGCTCGCCGAGATGAGGAAGCTCGGCATGACGATGCCGGTGTACGCGGTGAGCGCGAGCGCGCGTCCTGAAGACGTCGCGGACGGCCGGGCGCGCGGCTTTACCGACTACCTCGCGAAGCCGGTTCCGCTGGAAGGGCTCGAGACGGTCGTTCGCGCGTGTTGCAGCGCGCAGACAGGCGAGCGCGCGCAAGACGACGCGCAGGACGATCTGCCCGACGTCCCCAACGTGCCGGCCGCGTATGCGCGGGTGTTCGTCGCGCAGACCGGTGGAGAAATCGCGGAATTCGACGCGATCCTGCACGAACGCGCGCTGCCGAAACTGAGACGATGGCTTCACGGCGTGTCGGGCGGCATCGCCGTTCTCGGGCCTTCCGCGCTGCATGAGCAATGCCAGGAGCTTCGGAGCTACGTGCGCGAAGCCGGCGAGTGGAATCGCGAGATCGAGCTGCAGGCGTTGGCCATTCGGGATGCGCTCGAGCGGATGGTCGCGGCGCTGACGAACGAATGA
- a CDS encoding response regulator transcription factor, translated as MSNVALHTRSVVVADDHPIVLRAVTDYVNSLPGFRVVASVSSGDALLSAMREQEVNLVVTDFAMHQADDDKDGLRLISHLMRAYERTPIIVFTMLTNSGVISQLCRMGVAGLVGKEEEITELGRVCLNVARGAGQSLSPGMAHRLAVAGSIRPGEAAFNALTPKELEVVRLFTGGMSLTDIARTLNRSLGTVSTQKRSAMRKLHVDTNVDLINCAREQGLL; from the coding sequence ATGTCCAACGTTGCCCTGCATACAAGAAGTGTCGTCGTGGCTGACGATCATCCGATCGTTCTCCGCGCGGTGACGGACTACGTCAACTCGCTGCCGGGCTTTCGGGTGGTGGCGTCGGTCTCGTCGGGCGACGCGCTGCTGTCCGCGATGCGGGAGCAGGAGGTCAATCTCGTCGTCACCGATTTCGCGATGCATCAGGCGGATGACGACAAGGACGGCTTGCGCCTGATCTCTCACCTGATGAGGGCGTACGAGCGCACGCCCATCATCGTTTTCACGATGTTGACCAATAGCGGCGTGATCAGCCAGCTGTGCCGCATGGGCGTGGCGGGGCTCGTCGGCAAGGAGGAGGAGATCACCGAGCTCGGGCGCGTGTGCCTCAACGTCGCGCGCGGCGCCGGCCAGTCGTTGTCTCCCGGCATGGCGCACCGCCTCGCCGTCGCCGGCAGCATCAGGCCCGGCGAAGCGGCGTTCAATGCATTGACGCCGAAGGAGCTCGAGGTCGTGCGGCTGTTCACGGGCGGCATGTCGCTGACGGACATCGCCCGGACGCTGAATCGCTCGCTGGGGACGGTCTCGACGCAGAAGCGTTCGGCGATGCGCAAGCTCCATGTGGACACCAACGTCGATCTCATCAACTGCGCCCGAGAGCAAGGACTGCTCTGA
- a CDS encoding EAL domain-containing protein, translating into MDYQPIVSVRSGAVTGAEATIRWDHPDWGALPQRVVYAVADRLGAAPRIAGHAVGEACRQLARWKHEGGGVSALSMRFSGAQLCAESVFERLAQSIAEFDISSSQLTLEVPEMSAPEESLSLLDRLKRLRQKGYGIVLSDFGAHHTAMSTLMVLPVTGVKFGASFTERLPGSPTAEAILSSVSRLAHDLGFSLTVSGVANGRQLELLRRYRDIELQGAYLFKPMRAQDWHERVNPRALSQLNLREPPF; encoded by the coding sequence ATGGATTATCAGCCGATCGTTTCCGTCCGTTCGGGGGCCGTGACCGGCGCCGAAGCGACGATACGATGGGATCATCCGGATTGGGGGGCGCTGCCTCAGCGCGTCGTGTACGCCGTCGCGGACCGGCTGGGCGCAGCGCCCCGGATCGCCGGCCACGCCGTGGGCGAGGCCTGCCGGCAACTCGCGCGCTGGAAGCACGAGGGCGGCGGTGTGTCGGCGCTGTCGATGCGGTTCTCGGGCGCCCAGTTGTGCGCCGAAAGCGTGTTCGAGCGGCTCGCGCAATCGATTGCGGAATTTGACATCTCGAGCAGCCAGTTGACGCTCGAAGTGCCGGAAATGTCGGCGCCGGAGGAATCGCTGAGTCTTCTCGATCGCCTGAAGCGGTTGAGGCAGAAAGGATACGGCATCGTGCTCAGCGATTTCGGGGCGCATCACACGGCGATGTCGACGTTGATGGTGCTGCCCGTCACAGGCGTCAAGTTCGGCGCATCGTTCACCGAGCGTCTGCCTGGTTCGCCGACCGCGGAGGCGATATTGTCAAGCGTCTCGCGGCTCGCGCACGATCTGGGTTTCTCGTTGACGGTGTCCGGCGTCGCAAACGGGCGCCAGTTGGAGCTACTGCGTCGATATCGCGATATCGAGCTGCAGGGCGCCTATCTGTTCAAGCCGATGCGCGCGCAAGACTGGCACGAGCGCGTGAATCCGAGAGCGCTGTCGCAACTGAATCTGCGCGAGCCGCCGTTCTGA